In Marasmius oreades isolate 03SP1 chromosome 1, whole genome shotgun sequence, one DNA window encodes the following:
- a CDS encoding uncharacterized protein (BUSCO:EOG092619MJ), with protein sequence MSSSTLKQPPTLQQSQTNALLSLLNLNNPPDITSSSTSKPSSSGVSTPTPPGPPVFKILVLDQQTKDVLATVLRVQDLRDVGVTLHVQLHSARSPLPDVPAVYFVSPTLVNIRRIAEDLRKNLYESYHFNFVEPLPRHLLEELAASIAQDGTEEYIEQVIDQYLSFIAPSPSLFSLLPPSASTLSQSSTPAPSNPTTPNSTYTILNSPTSTEQEIENEIERVASGLFSVVVTMGHVPFIRAPKGNAAEMVARKLETNIRDALISPRSYSSTAIQPPSLFSQDSTGLSTLQRPLLLILDRNIDLISTLSHGWTYQALVSDCLEIKLNRVKITHQPQPKSYDLDAKDFFWAKNAANPFPQVAEDIDLELNKYKQDAAEITRSTGVSDVNDIAQLDLTTNAAHLKTAITQLPELTARKAILDTHMNIATALLEQIKKRGLDELFSTEEAINKQTLAMILEALRSKRPDGDFTAEDKLRLVLVFYLSHPDNALSKEDIGELEKELKSAGADISAFEYVRRTREISRMTLSVSTGGTNTPLGGNAGHGTTGGELFKGFSVFGNKLTDRLKEGGLDHLISGVKNFLPANKLLPITRLTEALMDSSAASNHSLAETDEYLFLDPRAPKHQNAGLPGAASGSGQGPTRARRMAFNESIVFVVGGAGYVEYGNLEEWAAKTGKRVTYGGTEIVDPGGFVKVLEGLGKAQGG encoded by the exons ATGTCAAGCTCGACGCTGAAACAG CCACCGACATTACAACAATCACAGACCAATGCTTTACTCTCCCTCCTCAATCTCAATAACCCCCCTGACATTACATCCTCTTCAACGTCCAAACCCTCTTCTTCGGGTGTCTCAACCCCAACGCCCCCTGGCCCTCCGGTCTTCAAAATTCTGGTGCTAGATCAACAAACGAAAGATGTTTTAGCTACTGTTCTACGGGTTCAAGATCTGCGCGACGTCGGCGTAACTTTACATGT GCAACTTCATTCGGCACGCTCACCTCTTCCCGATGTTCCTGCCGTTTACTTTGTTTCCCCGACCCTTGTCAATATACGCAGAATAGCAGAGGATTTGCGCAAGAACTTGTACGAGTCTTACCATTTCAATTTTGTGGAACCGCTTCCTCGACATCTCCTCGAAGAACTGGCAGCATCAATTGCTCAGGACGGCACAGAAGAGTACATTGAACAG GTCATCGATCAGTATCTGTCATTTATTGCTCCTTCGCCATCCCTCTTTTCGCTCTTACCCCCGTCCGCATCAACTCTGTCCCAGTCGTCAACTCCTGCTCCTTCCAACCCCACAACACCAAATTCGACGTACACAATCTTAAACTCTCCAACGTCAACCGAGCAGGAAATAGAGAACGAGATCGAGCGTGTCGCCAGCGGTCTCTTCAGTGTAGTTGTTACCATGG GTCATGTACCGTTCATCCGAGCTCCAAAAGGCAACGCTGCTGAAATGGTTGCTAGAAAGCTAGAAACAAACATTCGAGACGCACTGATATCACCGCGTTCATACTCTTCTACCGCGATCCAGCCCCCGTCGCTCTTCTCTCAAGATTCGACGGGTCTGTCTACTCTACAGCGCCCTC TTCTACTCATTCTCGACCGCAACATTGATCTTATCTCAACCCTCTCCCACGGTTGGACCTACCAAGCCCTCGTCTCCGACTGCCTTGAAATCAAACTTAATCGCGTCAAAATCACACATCAACCTCAGCCCAAATCCTACGACCTGGATGCGAAGGACTTCTTTTGGGCCAAGAATGCTGCGAACCCATTCCCACAAGTGGCAGAGGATATTGATCTGGAATTGAACAAATATAAGCAAGACGCAGCGGAGATCACGAGAAGCACGGGGGTTAGCGATGTGAACGATATCGCCCAGTT GGACCTCACGACCAACGCCGCGCATTTAAAGACCGCAATTACACAGCTACCAGAGTTAACAGCAAGGAAAGCCATACTAGACACGCATATGAACATCGCAACCGCGCTTTTGGAACAGATCAAGAAGCGAGGTCTTGATGAGCTCTTTAGCACCGAAGAAGCCATAAACAAGCAAACGCTTGCAATGATCCTGGAAGCACTTCGATCCAAACGACCAGACGGCGACTTTACGGCGGAGGATAAACTGcgtttggtgttggtgttctACTTGTCGCACCCCGACAATGCCTTGAGTAAAGAGGACATTGGGGAGTTGGAAAAGGAATTGAAGAGTGCTGGTGCTGACATATCAGCATTCGAATATGTGAGGAGAACGAGAGAGATTTCGAGGATGACGCTCTCGGTAAGTACAGGTGGTACGAATACCCCGCTTGGCGGCAACGCGGGGCACGGGACGACAGGAGGGGAGTTATTCAAAGGGTTTAGTGTGTTTGGTAACAAG CTCACCGACCGTCTGAAGGAAGGGGGTTTGGACCATCTTATCTCTGGCGTGAAGAATTTCCTACCTGCGAATAAATTACTACCTATCACGCGGTTGACGGAGGCTTTAATGGACTCGTCCGCAGCGTCAAACCATTCCCTCGCTGAGACGGACGAGTATCTGTTCTTAGATCCTAGAGCCCCCAAACATCAAAATGCTGGCCTTCCGGGCGCTGCTAGTGGAAGTGGACAAGGTCCGACCAGGGCGAGGAGAATGGCTTTCAATGAGAGTATTGTGTTCGTCGTTGGCGGTGCGGGATACGTAGAGTACGGAAACCTGGAGGAATGGGCGGCGAAGACGGGGAAGAGAGTCACGTACGGCGGGACAGAGATTGTGGATCCTGGGGGCTTTGTGAAGGTTTTGGAAGGGCTAGGAAAGGCTCAGGGTGGGTAA